Genomic DNA from Pelosinus sp. UFO1:
CCTTTGCCGTAGCCATGAATAGATAACGAGTATTTGTAAATGCTCGAATCGGAATTACTGCAGTAATTCTTTCTTTTCCTTCTAGAGGTAACAAGTTCACGATAGATGTACCTTTTGAAGTACGGCTAGCCTCTGGTATTTCATAGCCTTTCATGCGATAAACTCGTCCTCGATTTGTAAAGAATAAAATATTGTGATGCGTAGTTGTTACAAATAAATGTTCCACAAAATCTTCTTCTTTTGTTCCCATACCAGCTACGCCACGGCCACCTCGTTTCTGATTCCGATAGGTATCGACGGGCAGGCGTTTCACATAACTAGAGCGGGTCAAAGTCAGCACAATATCCTCTTCTGCAATTAAATCTTCCACTGCCATATTTGATAGATCATCTGTAATGATAGTACGACGATCATCACCGAAACGTTTTCTAACATCTTGTAACTCTTCTTTTATAATATTTAGGACTTTTTGATCATCTGCCAAAACGGATTCCAACCATTCAATCGTCTCTAAGACGTCTTTGTATTCATTTTCAATTTTTTCTCGTTCTAAGCCCGTTAAGCGCTGTAAACGTAAGTCTAGAATTGCTTGCGCTTGTTTATCACTAAGATTAAATCCATCGATCAACGCTGCACGAGCAACATCCACTGTTTTAGATTGGCGAATTGCAGTAATTACTGCATCAATATGATCAAGTGCAATTTTAAGACCCTCTAAAATATGAGCTCTTGCTTTCGCTTTTGCTAACTCATAAGCAGTCCTGCGTACAATTACTACCTTTTGATGCTCTATGTAGTAATGCAATACTTCCTTTAAGTTAAGCACCCTAGGGCGCCCTTCCACTAAAGCCAGCATAATAATACCAAAAGTATCCTGCAATTGGGTATGTTTATATAATTGATTTAAAATAACATCTGCATTGGAATCTCTCCTTAGTTCAATCACAATGCGCATGCCATTCCGATCACTTTCATCGCGAAGATCTGTAATACCATCAATCACTTTGTCTCGAACTAATTCTGCTATTTTTTCAATTAATCTAGCCTTGTTCACTTGGTAAGGAATTTCGGTAACAATAATACGTGGTTTCCCATTGGCCATTTTGTCAACACGAGCCTGAGCTCGCATTTTCACAACACCACGGCCCGTAGAATACGCCGAATAAATCCCTTCTTTTCCTAAAATAAGACCACCTGTTGGAAAATCAGGTCCTTTTATTGCTGACATCAGTTCAGGAATAGTTACCTCAGCATTGTCAATCATCATAATTAAGGCATCAATTACTTCCCGTAAATTATGAGGAGGAATGTTGGTAGCCATACCTACTGCAATACCAGAAGAACCGTTTACTAAAAGGTTGGGAACCTTAGCAGGTAATACCGTTGGTTCTTGTAAGGATTCATCATAGTTAGGTGTGAAATCTACAGTATCTTTTTCAATATCCGATACCATTGCTTCCGCAATGCGAGACATCCTAACCTCTGTATAACGCATAGCAGCAGCCGAGTCACCATCCACGGAACCAAAGTTACCATGGCCATCTACCATTAAATAGCGGGTAGAGAAATCTTGAGCCAAACGTACAATGGCATCATACACAGAAGTATCACCATGAGGATGATATTTACCTAGTACTTCACCGACAATACGTGCCGATTTTTTATAAGGCTTATTGGCGGCCATTCCAGCTTCATGCATGGCGTATAAAATGCGACGATGCACGGGTTTTAGACCATCACGAACATCAGGCAACGCTCGCATGGTAATAACACTCATGGCATAATCAATATAAGAACTCTTCATTTCTTGTTCTATACTACGGGCTAATACTTTACCTAAACCAAAATCCACACTCTCACCTCAAACACAATTTTAATTGTGATAATCCCTAAAATAATCTTTCATTCATAATATAGAGCCATAATACAATAAAAGCATATGACTACAATACATATATCATTTAATTCCAATTACTTATTATAACATAAATTTTCCTATATATAAAGAAGACTTGATTCAGATGGAGTTTTAACTCCATCTGAATCTTAGTCGCACTTATCCAGGGACTTAGCCGCTCTTAACTCCCACTTATAGAAAATGGGAGTCTTAGAGCGGTTTAGTCATCGGATAAAGAAAACTTGGCTTGCGCCAAGCCCATGTTATCTTTATTAAAATTAGAAAGTGTTATATGTGCGGATTCCATCTAAAATCCTCTTAAATCCTTAGGCAAGCAAAACAACCATATATCGTCACCAAAAATTAGCCTCTGCCATATATTATTTCAGACTACTCTATAACCCTACCATAGGAGGCTAGATAATGACCTTATGTTATGTATTACTATTAGGCTTTGCCGTAAGTATTGATGGATTCGTTGCTGGTATTGCTTATGGGCTAAAAAAAATCATTATACCAAATATTTCACTCTTTATTATAGGAATAGCAACTACTCTTTGCACAGGGTTTGCCATGGGGACTGCTTATCTCTTAGGAGCATATATCAATACAAAACTTGCAATAATAGTAGGTGCGTTTTTGCTTACTGCCATGGGGTTGTATAGTATGATTCAAGAATATCTTAGGGCAATTAATAAGGATAAGGATCACCCATTAGAGGCAATAGTAACTTCAGAGTCTAAACCTTACTCGGCCAGCCAATTATTGATTACGATCATAAATAAGCCAGAATCTGCTGACGTTGATCATTCCCAAACCATTAGCCCGCTAGAGGCAATACTTCTGGGATTAGCCCTCGGTGTTGATAATATGCTAGCCATTTTTGCCGCAGTATTAGTAAGCCCTCTACCCTTATATACCCCTCTTTCTATGGGCTTTATTCAAATTGTAGTAATTACTTTAGGAATTTATGTCTCAAATCATCTAATTTCAGACCAGCTTAAAAAACGCATCCCTTATTTGTCAGGTTTTATTTTAATTCTTCTAGGCCTCATCCGATTGCTGTAATACAACAAAATACTTCTATATTAGAAAATATATTTAGAATTATCCTAAATTTCGACATTATCTTGAAAGGTAATTTTATTTTAAATCTTGAATTCTTTTATATGTTGATTCGTGCATACTTACTTAGTTAGATGGAGAGGATTTGAAATAGATGAGTAGTGAAATAAATACTAAGGAAAACATTCTTACCGAAATGCAAGAGCTACGTAAAGAACTTCACCGTTTCGAAAATTCTCAAGTCCAGCATCTACAATACCAGCAAATTATTCGCCAAAGTCAAAAAGAATATAAAACGCTTATAGAACACTTACCTGTCATTGTAGCCCGCGTTAACCTATTGAGCCAGCATATCTATATCAATCCAATCATTACCTCTGACACCAACATACCAGCTCAAGATTTTATTGGTAAAACCTTTAGAGATGTTGGCCTGCCTAATAATTTTTGTACCTTATGGGAAGCTACCTTCTCTTATATTTTTGCAACAGGTAAAGAAGTTGTCTTTGAGTCTGATTTTATCAATTATCAAGGTAAACATTGCTTCTATCATTGTAAAGCGGTGCCAGAATATGACCAAGAACATACCATTCAATCTGCCTTATATACCTTAATGAATATTACGGATCTCAAATTAATGGAAGCTAAAATATACCAACAACACCAAGAGTTCCAGGCCCTCATTGAAAATACACCTGATATTATTTCACGCATTGATAAAGATATGCGCATTTCCTTTATCAACCCTGCTATCAAGGATTTAACTGGTGTCTCTGTTGAAGAATATCTTGATAAAACCTTAGATGAAATTCCACATTTCGATAAAGATTTTATCGAAATGTGGAAGAAAAAAAACCAGGAAGTTTTTCATACCAAAGAGCCAAATGTCTTTGAATATGAATTTCCAGGTATACATGGAAACCACCATTTTCATGCTCGTATCATGCCAGAATTTAGAGCAGATGGCACTGTAGAATATGCTTTATCTAACTCTCGGGATATTACAGCTCATAAAAACATGACTGCTGAAATGGCTCGCCTAGATAGACTAAATTTAGTAGGAGAAATGGCGGCCAGTATTGGTCATGAAGTACGTAATCCTATGACAACAGTACGTGGTTTTTTGCAAATGATATCCCTAAAAGCAGAATATAAAAAGCATAGTGAATTTTTCAGTATAATGATTGAAGAGCTCGACAGAGCCAATACAATTATTACTGAATTTTTATCCTTAGCAAAAGACAAGTCCGTTGATTTAAAAGAATTAAATCTCAACGACATCGTTATAACCTTAATGCCTTTAATGCAAGCAAATGGTATCGTTGACAATAAATACATCTACAGTGATTTAAAACAAATACCTAATTTACTCCTCGATGAAAAAGAAATTCGTCAACTTATTCTTAATATTGTACACAATGGTTTTGAAGCTATGGAACCAGGAGGTAATATCTACATAAAAACCTTCACCTATGATGATACAGTTGTGTTAGCAATACAGGATGAAGGCAATGGAATACCTACCGATGTGATTAAAAAACTTGGTACCCCTTTTTTTACTACCAAGGATACTGGCACCGGCTTAGGGCTGGCTGTATGTTATAGTATTGCAAATCGGCACAATGCTACGATACAGCCTATTACAGGACCAAACGGCACTACTTTCTATATTGTATTTCAAATAACGAAGAAGGAAAGCAATATTCTTCAGTGAAGAACATCCCATAATTGTTTACTTATCAAAACAACTGACATAAATAAAAACAGTGGGCGCACATAAGATGCCCCTTTTTTTATAGCCAATGTAGAACCTGCAATTGCTCCAAAAATCATGGCAATCCCCATAGGTATCGCATAATAATAATTTATCGAGCCAAAATAAATAAAAGTAATCACAGCAGCAATATTACTGGCAAAATTTAAAGCTTTAGAATTACCAGCTGCCATTACAAAATCAAAACCAATCATTAAAAAAGCAAAGATAAAAAAGGACCCTGCACCAGGACCAAAAAAACCATCATAGAAACCAATGGACAAAGCTACTATGCCACTTAAATAGGCCGTCCTTTTTGTCATGCCATTATAGGTTGATATATCTCCCCATTCTTTTTTTGTAAAGGTATAAATCGTAACAATAACTAACATAACCACTACTAATGGTTTTAGAAATGCGGAAGGTATTTGTTGTACTGCAATTACCCCTAAGATAGATCCTAGAAATGAAAGTGGAAATAAATATTTTATAATTCCTAGATCAATTTTTCCTGACCGCATAAAAGAAATGGTACTGGTACAACTCCCCATAACACTAGCCATCTTATTTGTACCTAATGCCATAGTTGGCGGTAAACCAGTTAGTAACAATGCTGGCAAAGAAATTAAGCCGCCACCACCTACTACAGAATCAATAAAAGATGCAATAAAACCTGCGCCCATTAAAAATAAAATCATATCTACACTTATCTGTTCCACAAGTTACCTCCTAATCATTAGTTCCAATATAAATTAAATAAAGAGTGAGATTTCATCTTATTGATGTTCCCACCCCCTATACGATTACTTACTATAAGTGTTGCGTATTATTCTTCAACAACTGTAACCTTATTCATAATATCACCTTGCTGAATTTGATCAACAACATCCATACCCTCAATAACTTTACCAAACACTGTATGTACACCATTCAAATGGGGTTGAGGTTCAAAGACAATGAAAAATTGGCTGCCACCTGTGTTGGGTCCACGAT
This window encodes:
- a CDS encoding TSUP family transporter, which produces MEQISVDMILFLMGAGFIASFIDSVVGGGGLISLPALLLTGLPPTMALGTNKMASVMGSCTSTISFMRSGKIDLGIIKYLFPLSFLGSILGVIAVQQIPSAFLKPLVVVMLVIVTIYTFTKKEWGDISTYNGMTKRTAYLSGIVALSIGFYDGFFGPGAGSFFIFAFLMIGFDFVMAAGNSKALNFASNIAAVITFIYFGSINYYYAIPMGIAMIFGAIAGSTLAIKKGASYVRPLFLFMSVVLISKQLWDVLH
- a CDS encoding ATP-binding protein, with translation MSSEINTKENILTEMQELRKELHRFENSQVQHLQYQQIIRQSQKEYKTLIEHLPVIVARVNLLSQHIYINPIITSDTNIPAQDFIGKTFRDVGLPNNFCTLWEATFSYIFATGKEVVFESDFINYQGKHCFYHCKAVPEYDQEHTIQSALYTLMNITDLKLMEAKIYQQHQEFQALIENTPDIISRIDKDMRISFINPAIKDLTGVSVEEYLDKTLDEIPHFDKDFIEMWKKKNQEVFHTKEPNVFEYEFPGIHGNHHFHARIMPEFRADGTVEYALSNSRDITAHKNMTAEMARLDRLNLVGEMAASIGHEVRNPMTTVRGFLQMISLKAEYKKHSEFFSIMIEELDRANTIITEFLSLAKDKSVDLKELNLNDIVITLMPLMQANGIVDNKYIYSDLKQIPNLLLDEKEIRQLILNIVHNGFEAMEPGGNIYIKTFTYDDTVVLAIQDEGNGIPTDVIKKLGTPFFTTKDTGTGLGLAVCYSIANRHNATIQPITGPNGTTFYIVFQITKKESNILQ
- a CDS encoding manganese efflux pump, which codes for MTLCYVLLLGFAVSIDGFVAGIAYGLKKIIIPNISLFIIGIATTLCTGFAMGTAYLLGAYINTKLAIIVGAFLLTAMGLYSMIQEYLRAINKDKDHPLEAIVTSESKPYSASQLLITIINKPESADVDHSQTISPLEAILLGLALGVDNMLAIFAAVLVSPLPLYTPLSMGFIQIVVITLGIYVSNHLISDQLKKRIPYLSGFILILLGLIRLL
- the gyrA gene encoding DNA gyrase subunit A; translation: MDFGLGKVLARSIEQEMKSSYIDYAMSVITMRALPDVRDGLKPVHRRILYAMHEAGMAANKPYKKSARIVGEVLGKYHPHGDTSVYDAIVRLAQDFSTRYLMVDGHGNFGSVDGDSAAAMRYTEVRMSRIAEAMVSDIEKDTVDFTPNYDESLQEPTVLPAKVPNLLVNGSSGIAVGMATNIPPHNLREVIDALIMMIDNAEVTIPELMSAIKGPDFPTGGLILGKEGIYSAYSTGRGVVKMRAQARVDKMANGKPRIIVTEIPYQVNKARLIEKIAELVRDKVIDGITDLRDESDRNGMRIVIELRRDSNADVILNQLYKHTQLQDTFGIIMLALVEGRPRVLNLKEVLHYYIEHQKVVIVRRTAYELAKAKARAHILEGLKIALDHIDAVITAIRQSKTVDVARAALIDGFNLSDKQAQAILDLRLQRLTGLEREKIENEYKDVLETIEWLESVLADDQKVLNIIKEELQDVRKRFGDDRRTIITDDLSNMAVEDLIAEEDIVLTLTRSSYVKRLPVDTYRNQKRGGRGVAGMGTKEEDFVEHLFVTTTHHNILFFTNRGRVYRMKGYEIPEASRTSKGTSIVNLLPLEGKERITAVIPIRAFTNTRYLFMATAKGIVKKTELMEFDTARKTGLIAISLDEDDDLIGVKLTNGEQHVLMGTSDGLAIYFPETDVRHMGRTARGVRGIRLHDGDSVVDMDTLKQDGEVLTVTAEGYGKRTPVDNYRNQKRGGKGVINTKVTEKTGKVVGIKVVRPGQELMLISSEGIVIRIDIDTISVISRNTQGVKLMKTGENDKVVALASVEKKSDID